One Roseimaritima multifibrata DNA window includes the following coding sequences:
- a CDS encoding sugar phosphate isomerase/epimerase family protein translates to MNNFPKLHNAAWPGVVGKGGEGDDPIIELDQLLDMTASAEVNGRRFDGVDLFLFDPHVSIDATDAELEDLAERVRSRNLDIGTVVAPVWEPTGGGPAMGGPEEVEAFLTQVRKACQIGQKLRQIGVRPHGVIRLDSASSVSEWVKDPEGNQSKIADTFKAACDIAEEYDERLAAEGEICWGGMQSWRKMVDLLERVGHPERLGFQADMAHTLLYLMGYNAPEDAIVASDFDWSDTAAKEAALKELTHALRPWTIDFHVAQNDASVHGTGSHDKTGRHCLPDDPNGKLDIAKDAGFWLRDEHGDVLKTIKHICWDGCMFPNEVMTKPDTWNKILASMLEVQAAHGWQE, encoded by the coding sequence ATGAATAACTTCCCTAAACTTCACAACGCAGCTTGGCCCGGTGTCGTCGGCAAAGGTGGCGAAGGTGACGATCCGATTATCGAACTGGATCAGTTGCTGGACATGACGGCCAGTGCCGAAGTCAACGGTCGCCGATTCGACGGGGTCGACCTATTCCTGTTTGATCCGCACGTTTCGATCGACGCAACGGATGCGGAACTAGAAGACCTAGCGGAGCGCGTTCGTTCACGAAACCTTGACATCGGGACCGTGGTTGCCCCGGTCTGGGAACCGACCGGTGGTGGGCCTGCGATGGGCGGCCCCGAAGAGGTTGAAGCCTTCTTAACGCAGGTCCGCAAGGCATGCCAAATCGGCCAAAAACTGCGTCAGATCGGCGTCCGGCCGCACGGAGTCATTCGCCTGGACAGTGCGTCGTCCGTATCGGAATGGGTCAAAGATCCTGAAGGCAATCAGTCCAAAATCGCAGACACCTTTAAAGCAGCTTGCGATATCGCCGAAGAGTACGACGAACGCTTGGCCGCCGAAGGCGAAATCTGCTGGGGCGGGATGCAAAGCTGGCGAAAAATGGTCGACCTGCTAGAGCGAGTCGGACACCCCGAACGCCTTGGCTTCCAAGCCGACATGGCTCACACGCTGCTTTATCTGATGGGATACAACGCCCCAGAAGATGCCATCGTCGCGTCCGATTTTGACTGGAGCGATACGGCTGCCAAAGAGGCGGCACTTAAGGAACTGACCCACGCCCTGCGACCCTGGACGATCGATTTCCACGTCGCTCAAAACGACGCCAGCGTGCATGGAACGGGAAGCCACGACAAGACCGGTCGTCACTGCCTTCCAGACGACCCGAACGGAAAATTGGATATCGCCAAGGATGCCGGTTTTTGGCTGCGGGACGAGCATGGTGACGTCCTAAAAACCATCAAACACATCTGCTGGGACGGTTGCATGTTCCCCAACGAGGTGATGACCAAACCTGACACTTGGAACAAGATCCTGGCGTCGATGCTGGAAGTCCAAGCCGCCCATGGCTGGCAAGAATAG
- a CDS encoding Gfo/Idh/MocA family protein, whose translation MKPLNIGMIGYGFMGKAHTNAYKQANNFFDCEYKPVLKALCARNRDKAEGFAKNWGYESIETDWRALLKRDDIDAVDICTPNNLHKEIAIEAAKAGKMILCEKPLAMNTAEGEEMCEAVEAAGVPNMVWYNYRRVPAVSLAKQLIDEGRLGKIFHYRANFLQDWTINADVPVGGAATWRLDAEAAGSGVTGDLLAHCIDTALWLNGGIKDVTAMTETFVKERTHADTGEKIPVTIDDACSFLCHFNNGSLGLFESTRYARGHKALYTLEINGEKASLRWDLHDLHRLEYFDHADDSIVRGWRSIHVSDGDQPYMGNWWVPGLQIGYEHSFIHQVADFLKSLESDAPFSPNFRDALETQKVCDAVLASAKQRVWKDV comes from the coding sequence ATGAAACCGTTGAACATTGGAATGATTGGCTATGGCTTTATGGGCAAAGCCCACACGAATGCCTACAAGCAAGCCAACAACTTTTTTGACTGTGAATACAAGCCCGTGCTGAAGGCCTTGTGTGCCCGCAACCGCGACAAAGCGGAAGGGTTCGCCAAGAACTGGGGATATGAATCGATCGAAACCGATTGGCGAGCTTTGCTGAAACGGGACGACATCGACGCAGTCGATATCTGCACCCCGAATAACCTTCACAAAGAGATCGCAATCGAAGCAGCCAAAGCAGGGAAAATGATTCTCTGCGAAAAACCGCTCGCCATGAATACCGCCGAAGGCGAAGAAATGTGCGAAGCGGTCGAAGCGGCCGGCGTTCCAAACATGGTTTGGTACAACTACCGCCGTGTCCCCGCAGTTTCCTTGGCCAAACAACTGATCGACGAAGGACGGCTAGGGAAGATCTTTCATTACCGAGCCAACTTCCTTCAAGACTGGACGATCAACGCCGATGTCCCTGTCGGTGGTGCCGCCACCTGGCGACTGGATGCAGAAGCTGCTGGCAGCGGCGTAACCGGCGACTTGTTGGCTCACTGCATCGACACCGCGCTTTGGTTAAACGGCGGGATCAAAGACGTCACCGCGATGACAGAAACCTTTGTCAAAGAACGGACGCATGCCGACACTGGCGAAAAAATCCCAGTAACGATCGACGATGCCTGCAGCTTCCTCTGCCACTTCAACAACGGCTCACTGGGACTGTTTGAATCGACCCGTTACGCTCGCGGCCACAAGGCGTTGTATACCCTTGAAATCAACGGCGAAAAAGCCTCGCTTCGCTGGGACTTGCACGACCTTCACCGCCTGGAGTACTTCGATCACGCCGACGACAGCATTGTTCGCGGCTGGCGAAGCATTCACGTTTCCGATGGCGACCAGCCCTACATGGGCAACTGGTGGGTACCGGGACTACAGATTGGCTACGAGCACTCCTTTATTCATCAGGTAGCCGATTTTCTAAAATCGCTGGAATCGGACGCTCCGTTCAGCCCCAATTTCCGCGATGCTCTGGAAACGCAAAAAGTTTGCGATGCCGTCCTGGCAAGTGCGAAACAACGAGTCTGGAAAGACGTTTAG
- a CDS encoding zinc-dependent metalloprotease: MMHCLIPTSLFAATGRAILTLATLAVPVVAVAADSLPEFSKVSEGYEEIAPSDQQDVKGLFKVWKREKDGQVIGELPKNFATKKYFLALTVSSGDKYAGLQSGDWVVQWRKYNDRLALIAPNLTIRATGDDEAKASVKRLFTDQVLLDVPILATGPSGGPVVDLDSLLVGNATKFFGNSVRVTNPRLVALKQAKVFKKNIELAFEIVGASSKLQTIHYSISEVPATNNGYTPRAADERIGYFTTSFTDLGKYDDDETRIRYINRWHLEKRDPKLKLSPPKEPIRFYIEHTTPVRYRRWIKEGIEFWNKAFEEVGFVDAIVVEYQDAATGIHMEKDPEDVSYNFVRWLNNDVGTAIGPSRVHPETGQILDADIILTDGWIRHFRFNYHDLMPQLAMEGMGPDTLAWLAEHPSWDPRVRFASPSKALHLRQQAAMAGSLPASGHPFAAADPMLLGDDEYDGLYGRVSQKNGLCMAASSRGMEMALARMNWALTLLDDKANDDKKKDDGEEKKEKTDEEKKEEVTKSDKDKDEAKEDESLLDGMPEWFVGPLLADLVAHEVGHTLGLRHNFKASAMLTLDEINSRDVKGKKTITASVMDYTPINYRYESGEIQGDYGMIDLGPYDFWAIEYGYVLDAKKLPGILERCTEPALQFATDEDTSGPDPLARRYDFGRDPLAFANEQTKLVQLYRERILDEFVEDGDGWGKARRAYELTLGLQVRMINMMANWVGGTSIHRDRKGDPGDRDPVEVIPAEQQREALKFVIDQAFNDQAFGLNPELLARMSVDKWLDSSSRSQIATEGAWPIHDRVLGVQSSALTLLMNPTTLRGVYDNELRVAADVDVLTLPELLNTISEATWAELSAECPEDRDDRRPMISSLRRNLQREHVERLLDLVLATKSQGAASKPISNLARLHLKELQGNIQKSLESCGDKMDVYSKAHLSELDERIGSALKAGYTYGSANAGGGIMQIRFGQPTDQSRDQVFPQ; encoded by the coding sequence ATGATGCACTGTTTGATTCCGACATCGCTATTTGCTGCGACAGGTCGGGCAATTCTTACGCTTGCGACTCTGGCGGTTCCAGTGGTCGCTGTTGCCGCAGATTCCCTTCCCGAATTCAGTAAGGTTTCTGAGGGGTACGAAGAAATCGCCCCCAGTGATCAGCAGGATGTTAAAGGGCTGTTCAAGGTTTGGAAGCGAGAAAAAGACGGCCAGGTCATCGGGGAACTTCCTAAGAATTTTGCAACCAAAAAATATTTCCTCGCGCTGACCGTCAGTAGCGGAGACAAATACGCGGGGCTCCAGTCGGGCGATTGGGTGGTTCAGTGGCGTAAATATAACGATCGATTAGCGCTGATCGCACCCAATTTGACGATTCGTGCAACGGGGGATGATGAGGCCAAGGCGTCGGTAAAACGTCTGTTCACCGATCAGGTTCTGCTTGATGTGCCAATCCTTGCGACCGGCCCATCCGGTGGCCCCGTGGTCGATCTTGATTCATTGCTTGTCGGCAATGCAACAAAGTTCTTTGGCAACAGTGTTCGTGTAACCAACCCAAGGTTGGTCGCGCTTAAACAGGCAAAAGTCTTTAAGAAGAATATCGAATTGGCTTTTGAAATTGTTGGTGCATCCAGCAAGCTGCAGACCATTCACTATTCCATTAGCGAAGTTCCAGCGACCAACAACGGTTACACACCACGGGCCGCGGATGAACGAATCGGGTACTTCACAACCAGTTTCACCGACCTTGGTAAATACGATGATGATGAAACTCGAATTCGTTACATCAACCGCTGGCACCTTGAGAAACGTGATCCAAAGCTGAAGTTGAGCCCTCCCAAGGAGCCGATTCGGTTCTACATCGAACACACTACCCCCGTTCGCTACCGACGTTGGATCAAAGAAGGGATCGAATTCTGGAACAAGGCGTTTGAAGAAGTCGGCTTCGTCGATGCAATCGTGGTCGAGTACCAGGATGCTGCGACCGGTATCCATATGGAGAAAGATCCCGAAGACGTTAGCTACAACTTTGTCCGCTGGTTGAACAACGATGTGGGAACCGCGATCGGTCCCAGTCGCGTGCATCCCGAAACCGGGCAGATTTTAGACGCTGATATCATCCTGACCGATGGCTGGATTCGCCATTTCCGGTTCAATTACCACGACCTGATGCCCCAGTTGGCGATGGAGGGTATGGGCCCCGATACGTTGGCGTGGTTGGCCGAACATCCTAGCTGGGATCCTCGAGTCCGTTTCGCGTCTCCTTCGAAAGCGTTGCATCTTCGGCAGCAAGCGGCCATGGCAGGCAGTTTGCCGGCATCGGGTCACCCGTTTGCCGCTGCGGATCCGATGTTGCTTGGCGATGACGAGTACGACGGCCTTTACGGTCGCGTCAGTCAGAAGAATGGCCTTTGCATGGCCGCCAGCAGTCGAGGCATGGAAATGGCCCTGGCACGCATGAACTGGGCGTTGACCTTGCTTGATGATAAAGCGAACGACGACAAGAAGAAGGATGATGGCGAGGAGAAGAAAGAAAAGACTGACGAAGAGAAGAAAGAGGAAGTGACAAAGTCCGACAAAGATAAGGATGAAGCCAAAGAGGACGAATCGCTGCTGGACGGGATGCCCGAATGGTTCGTTGGCCCCTTGCTGGCTGACTTGGTGGCACACGAAGTCGGACATACGCTCGGTCTGCGGCATAATTTCAAGGCGTCGGCAATGTTGACGCTGGACGAAATCAATAGCCGCGATGTTAAAGGTAAGAAGACCATCACCGCTTCGGTGATGGACTACACCCCGATCAACTACCGGTATGAATCGGGAGAGATTCAGGGCGATTACGGCATGATCGATCTGGGCCCGTACGATTTCTGGGCAATCGAATATGGGTATGTCCTGGATGCGAAGAAGTTGCCAGGCATCTTGGAACGATGTACCGAACCAGCCCTCCAGTTTGCTACGGATGAGGACACCTCCGGGCCCGACCCGTTGGCAAGGCGATACGATTTCGGACGCGACCCGCTGGCGTTTGCCAACGAGCAAACCAAATTGGTGCAGTTGTACCGCGAACGAATCCTTGACGAATTTGTAGAGGATGGAGACGGGTGGGGAAAAGCTCGTCGCGCTTACGAACTGACCCTTGGTCTGCAGGTTCGCATGATCAACATGATGGCCAATTGGGTAGGTGGTACTTCCATCCATCGAGATCGCAAAGGCGATCCTGGTGATCGTGATCCTGTTGAAGTTATCCCTGCGGAGCAGCAGCGTGAAGCTTTGAAGTTTGTCATCGATCAGGCCTTCAATGACCAAGCTTTTGGGCTGAACCCCGAATTGTTGGCTCGAATGTCTGTCGATAAATGGTTGGATTCAAGTTCCCGTTCGCAAATCGCTACCGAAGGGGCTTGGCCGATCCATGATCGAGTCTTGGGTGTGCAATCAAGTGCATTGACTTTGTTGATGAATCCGACCACCCTGCGTGGTGTTTACGACAACGAGCTGCGTGTTGCAGCCGATGTCGATGTGCTGACTTTGCCGGAATTGCTTAACACGATCTCCGAAGCGACTTGGGCGGAACTATCCGCTGAATGTCCTGAGGATCGTGATGACCGTCGTCCGATGATCAGCAGCTTGCGTCGCAATTTGCAGCGTGAGCACGTTGAACGCTTGCTCGATTTGGTCCTGGCAACAAAGAGTCAGGGTGCAGCATCCAAGCCGATCAGCAACCTGGCTCGCCTGCACTTGAAAGAACTGCAAGGCAACATTCAGAAATCGCTGGAATCATGCGGTGACAAAATGGATGTCTATAGCAAGGCTCATCTTTCCGAACTGGACGAGCGAATCGGAAGCGCTTTGAAAGCGGGCTATACCTATGGTTCGGCGAATGCCGGTGGCGGAATCATGCAGATCCGGTTTGGGCAACCAACGGATCAGTCTCGCGACCAGGTTTTTCCCCAGTAG
- a CDS encoding DUF1571 domain-containing protein codes for MAFRQDQWRRQFVTAFMLIGLCSSLGYAQPLPGQQPVFRQAYESAPEQERNAADASPVAANQIALAANTKIPESTGAHPLEPALKMARESLQHIQGNVDDYTALFVKRCRVDGVLPEMQYSNVKIRNRKVEAGKIKVPLSVYIDFLRPAKVRGREVIWVENKNDGNMVVHESGLKNFMNVNLAPDSYLAMRGQKHPISEIGIENLAVKLIETGERDLQYDECEVKFFNDAKVGKEVCTMLQVIHPVERAHFDFYCARVYFSNELNMPIRYESWSWPETADGKPVLEEEYNYVNVKVNVGLTDNDFDTDNAEYRFW; via the coding sequence ATGGCTTTCCGGCAAGATCAATGGCGTCGTCAATTTGTGACCGCGTTCATGCTAATTGGTCTTTGTTCCAGCTTGGGATATGCGCAACCTTTGCCAGGGCAGCAGCCTGTTTTCCGTCAAGCATACGAATCCGCTCCCGAACAAGAACGGAATGCCGCCGATGCTTCGCCGGTCGCTGCCAACCAAATCGCGTTGGCTGCAAACACAAAAATCCCCGAATCGACCGGAGCCCATCCTCTTGAGCCTGCGTTGAAGATGGCCCGCGAAAGCTTGCAGCATATTCAGGGTAACGTTGACGATTACACCGCGTTATTTGTCAAGCGATGCCGAGTCGATGGGGTGCTGCCTGAAATGCAGTACTCCAACGTCAAAATTCGAAATCGCAAAGTCGAAGCGGGGAAAATCAAGGTGCCGTTATCGGTGTACATCGATTTTCTAAGACCCGCGAAGGTTCGTGGACGCGAAGTGATCTGGGTTGAAAACAAAAACGATGGAAACATGGTCGTTCATGAGTCTGGGCTAAAGAATTTCATGAATGTCAATTTGGCTCCGGATAGCTACCTCGCAATGCGTGGGCAGAAACACCCGATTTCAGAAATTGGCATCGAGAACCTTGCCGTCAAACTTATCGAAACCGGTGAACGCGATTTGCAGTATGACGAATGCGAAGTCAAATTTTTTAACGACGCAAAAGTTGGCAAAGAAGTTTGCACGATGCTACAGGTGATTCATCCTGTTGAACGCGCTCATTTCGATTTCTATTGTGCACGGGTCTACTTCAGCAATGAACTGAACATGCCGATTCGCTATGAGTCTTGGTCATGGCCGGAAACTGCCGATGGGAAGCCTGTCTTGGAAGAAGAGTACAACTACGTCAATGTTAAAGTGAATGTCGGTCTGACCGACAACGATTTCGACACGGACAATGCTGAATATCGATTCTGGTAA
- a CDS encoding VOC family protein → MRTINLNHVALHVTDVERSIAFYRDALGLEVLPRPAFDFPGAWFRVGTDQELHLIGDRELDVHSGHRGTHIAIQVEDLDAWDAHLSKELEKHGASRVPRKTRPDGAQQSFLIDPDGHWVELCELPKAK, encoded by the coding sequence ATGCGCACGATCAACCTGAACCATGTCGCCCTGCACGTTACCGATGTCGAACGTAGCATCGCTTTCTACCGCGATGCACTGGGGTTGGAGGTTCTGCCTCGACCCGCATTTGATTTCCCAGGGGCTTGGTTCCGGGTCGGAACCGACCAGGAACTCCATCTAATCGGAGACCGCGAGCTGGATGTTCACTCGGGGCACCGAGGAACGCATATCGCAATCCAAGTCGAAGACCTAGACGCTTGGGATGCTCACCTGAGCAAAGAATTAGAAAAGCATGGTGCCAGCCGAGTGCCGCGCAAGACGCGTCCCGATGGCGCGCAGCAATCCTTCCTGATCGACCCTGACGGTCACTGGGTAGAACTGTGCGAGCTCCCCAAAGCAAAATAA
- a CDS encoding cupin domain-containing protein, giving the protein MNIALDEGLVKGDSVASLLDSALDAGGGLLRLTPTWVPRSFLHPGRRIKLHPGDYYRFGADRGGIDERWFGSTTEAANEGRVWHEGLSFCLFEGKKFLLKDAVEEAGARLIGSAIADKYNRWPVYSKFFDNMGPIPHHMHQSFEDAKLVGQEGKPESYYFPPQLNNVDNNFAYTFMGLEPGTTKEDVRKCLENWNAGDNGILDLSRAYRLKRGTGWLIPPGVLHAPGSLCTYEPQWGSDVFGMYQSIVEGRYVPWSLLVKDMPEEKHQDLDFIVGQLDWERNVDTHFKNSNYLEPIRDEANSGDKFEDLWIVYGTVDKQQLFSAKELTIQPGAKCVLNDPGASSWITVQGKGKMGALNLQTPAMIHFGENTEDEVFISHEAATNGVQIENTGSEPLVGLRYFGPDVHGNNIPKAGS; this is encoded by the coding sequence ATGAATATCGCTTTGGACGAAGGCCTCGTAAAAGGCGACAGCGTCGCATCTCTGCTTGATTCGGCTCTGGATGCTGGCGGTGGCCTGCTCCGCCTGACTCCAACGTGGGTACCACGGTCTTTTCTTCACCCGGGACGCAGGATCAAACTGCACCCAGGTGACTATTACCGCTTCGGCGCCGACCGCGGTGGCATCGACGAACGCTGGTTCGGAAGTACCACCGAAGCGGCCAATGAGGGACGTGTCTGGCACGAAGGACTTAGCTTCTGCCTGTTTGAAGGCAAAAAGTTCCTCCTCAAGGACGCAGTCGAAGAAGCGGGTGCCCGCTTGATCGGTTCCGCAATCGCCGACAAGTACAATCGCTGGCCTGTCTATTCGAAATTTTTCGACAACATGGGCCCGATTCCTCACCATATGCATCAATCGTTTGAAGATGCGAAACTGGTTGGTCAAGAAGGGAAGCCCGAAAGCTATTACTTCCCACCTCAACTGAACAACGTCGACAATAACTTTGCCTATACGTTCATGGGCCTAGAACCAGGAACGACCAAGGAAGATGTCCGCAAGTGCCTGGAAAACTGGAATGCCGGCGACAACGGAATCCTTGATCTGTCGCGTGCCTATCGGCTGAAACGAGGCACCGGCTGGTTGATCCCTCCAGGCGTTCTGCACGCTCCGGGCAGCCTCTGCACCTACGAACCCCAGTGGGGCAGCGATGTCTTCGGCATGTATCAGTCGATCGTCGAAGGACGTTATGTCCCTTGGTCGTTGCTGGTGAAGGACATGCCAGAAGAAAAGCACCAAGACCTCGACTTCATCGTCGGACAACTGGACTGGGAACGCAATGTGGACACCCATTTCAAGAACTCCAATTACTTGGAACCGATCCGCGACGAAGCCAACAGCGGAGACAAATTTGAAGACTTGTGGATCGTTTACGGGACCGTTGATAAACAGCAGTTGTTCAGCGCCAAAGAACTGACCATCCAACCGGGTGCGAAGTGCGTCCTGAACGATCCAGGCGCCAGTTCATGGATCACCGTCCAAGGTAAAGGCAAAATGGGCGCCTTGAACTTGCAGACTCCAGCGATGATCCACTTCGGCGAAAACACCGAAGACGAAGTCTTTATCTCCCACGAAGCCGCCACCAACGGTGTTCAAATCGAAAACACCGGCAGTGAGCCTCTGGTAGGCCTGCGTTACTTCGGCCCTGATGTCCATGGCAACAACATCCCCAAAGCGGGTAGCTGA
- a CDS encoding threonine aldolase family protein, whose product MIDLRSDTVTRPTAEMRRAMADAVVGDDVIDIDPTVAALQSETASLLGKEAALFMPSGSMANQIAVRVHCTRGSEFLCEADCHIYQYEQAAFAQLSGLVAKTIQGDSGILLPSQLSDQIRPHNDHMVRTEMITLENTHNRGGGTIQPLQTVIEICEWAEKNGLRRHLDGARLWNAIEATGVDAKQWADPFDSVSVCFSKGLGAPVGSVLAGSKPFIAEARRTRKLFGGGMRQAGIIAAGALHALRHHRPRLAVDHQHAQRLAAAVEECPGLSLGAAGVQTNIIFAFIDPAWGTAKQLVDLLREEQVACMAMLPQAIRLVTHMDVDSDQIDRAAEALRKIMASGPGSDASGCK is encoded by the coding sequence ATGATCGATCTTCGTAGTGATACCGTTACCAGACCAACCGCCGAGATGCGGCGAGCCATGGCGGATGCGGTGGTGGGCGATGATGTGATCGATATCGATCCGACCGTCGCGGCGCTTCAAAGCGAAACCGCGTCGCTACTGGGAAAAGAAGCCGCGTTATTCATGCCCAGCGGTTCAATGGCCAATCAAATCGCAGTCCGTGTTCACTGTACACGAGGAAGCGAGTTTCTGTGCGAGGCCGATTGCCATATCTATCAGTACGAACAAGCTGCGTTTGCACAGTTGTCGGGGTTGGTGGCCAAAACCATTCAGGGAGACAGTGGTATTCTTCTCCCCAGCCAGCTGAGTGACCAGATTCGTCCGCACAACGATCATATGGTGCGGACGGAAATGATCACTCTGGAAAATACGCATAACCGAGGTGGTGGCACGATTCAGCCATTGCAGACGGTGATCGAAATTTGTGAATGGGCGGAGAAAAACGGACTTCGGCGCCACCTCGATGGGGCTCGGCTTTGGAATGCGATCGAAGCGACCGGCGTCGATGCGAAACAGTGGGCCGACCCATTCGATTCGGTGAGTGTCTGTTTTAGCAAAGGGTTGGGAGCCCCGGTCGGGTCGGTTTTGGCCGGTTCAAAGCCGTTTATCGCCGAGGCCCGTCGGACGCGTAAATTGTTCGGTGGTGGAATGCGTCAAGCCGGTATTATTGCCGCCGGAGCACTGCATGCGCTTCGGCACCATCGCCCGCGACTGGCCGTTGACCATCAGCATGCTCAGCGTTTGGCAGCGGCAGTGGAAGAATGTCCCGGCCTTTCATTGGGCGCCGCCGGGGTTCAGACCAATATCATCTTCGCTTTTATCGATCCGGCTTGGGGAACGGCGAAACAGCTGGTGGACCTGCTTCGTGAAGAACAGGTTGCGTGTATGGCAATGTTGCCCCAAGCGATTCGTCTGGTGACTCATATGGACGTTGATTCAGACCAGATCGATCGAGCCGCCGAGGCACTGCGAAAAATCATGGCTTCGGGGCCGGGAAGTGACGCTTCCGGATGCAAGTGA